A single window of Methanothermobacter marburgensis str. Marburg DNA harbors:
- a CDS encoding DUF2109 family protein, protein MLLQITGIIVVLMALRALLAQDRAERLLYLNAMGFGISAMIALYIGTAFGAILAAVYFVASTITSNAIAHTLDRVGEEILIED, encoded by the coding sequence ATGCTACTCCAGATAACAGGGATAATAGTTGTTCTCATGGCATTGAGGGCACTTCTAGCACAGGACAGGGCAGAGAGGCTCCTTTACCTCAATGCAATGGGTTTCGGGATATCTGCAATGATTGCACTCTACATTGGAACGGCATTCGGGGCTATCCTTGCAGCCGTCTACTTCGTGGCATCAACAATAACATCCAATGCTATTGCACACACCCTTGACCGTGTAGGGGAGGAAATATTAATCGAGGATTAG
- a CDS encoding EhaF family protein gives MSLGRILNELANPKRIPRLFAFSLGLVLLVGFLVPLTLNENQLYPRPLPQEQINSKDPLAPYDRGGVPLEEPGNVKSQYPQFEVNLGKITAYLSPIAIAVKDLTYYFGTSIYSSPGGLIDEILYYTRGLDTVLESSILMMAFTIASWVALNFTVRRRKP, from the coding sequence ATGAGCCTTGGAAGAATCCTCAACGAACTGGCAAACCCCAAGAGGATACCGCGTCTATTCGCATTCTCACTTGGACTCGTGCTCCTTGTGGGTTTCCTGGTACCATTAACACTGAATGAGAACCAGCTCTACCCGAGGCCACTCCCACAGGAACAGATTAACAGCAAGGATCCCCTGGCACCCTACGACCGTGGTGGGGTTCCACTTGAGGAACCAGGCAACGTGAAGTCCCAGTACCCCCAGTTTGAGGTTAACCTGGGTAAGATCACAGCTTACCTGTCACCGATAGCGATAGCGGTCAAGGACCTTACCTACTACTTCGGAACCTCAATATACTCATCCCCGGGGGGTCTCATAGATGAGATACTGTACTACACAAGGGGTCTTGACACGGTCCTTGAGTCAAGCATACTCATGATGGCATTCACCATAGCATCATGGGTCGCCCTTAACTTCACTGTGAGGAGGCGTAAACCATGA
- a CDS encoding energy-converting hydrogenase A subunit A EhaA, translating into MIIHVTYLSGYITGIISSIIISAILGLPLAPERPARHSWTPSAIFPAPIIAMGLVAICIKLGVTGMYGGVDLGVVSGLLAALMTAYFLEDIFPRPEDL; encoded by the coding sequence ATGATTATTCATGTTACATATCTTTCAGGTTACATAACAGGCATTATTTCCTCAATAATCATTTCAGCGATACTGGGGCTGCCTCTGGCACCTGAAAGACCGGCCAGACATTCCTGGACCCCGTCAGCCATCTTCCCGGCGCCCATAATTGCCATGGGTCTTGTGGCTATATGCATAAAACTTGGTGTCACGGGTATGTATGGTGGGGTCGATCTTGGTGTGGTTTCAGGGCTTCTGGCAGCTCTCATGACGGCCTACTTCCTTGAGGACATATTCCCCAGACCGGAGGACTTGTGA
- a CDS encoding EhaE family protein, with amino-acid sequence MLETQIWFYAGAALVIIGSIATVAGPGVRDPIVRILNTEIPAVGVSLIFLTYNHTLALLTFIAATTIMTLVLLRAVIRLEEMGVEV; translated from the coding sequence TTGCTTGAAACCCAGATATGGTTCTACGCAGGGGCCGCACTTGTAATAATAGGTTCCATTGCAACCGTCGCAGGTCCCGGTGTAAGGGACCCTATCGTCAGGATACTGAACACCGAGATACCGGCGGTTGGTGTTTCACTGATATTCCTCACCTACAACCACACACTTGCACTCCTCACCTTCATCGCGGCCACCACAATCATGACACTGGTACTGCTCAGGGCCGTTATAAGGCTCGAGGAGATGGGGGTGGAAGTATGA
- a CDS encoding SDR family oxidoreductase has product MKGMNVAVTGGLGFIGSHLTDELLRMGNRVTVIDDLSSGKRGNLMYPKHENLEIIEGSINEVDLDSVFMDKDYVFHQAALASVPESVRDPLRCHRVNATGTLRVLLAACRAGVRKVVNASTSAVYGNNPEMPLSEDARPMPLSPYAVSKVTGEYYCSVFEDYGLETVSLRYFNVYGPRQRPDSQYAAVIPRFIDAILQGRQPEIYGDGEQSRDFIYVGDVVRANIFLAESPETGIFNVACGSAVTVNRLFEIISRILGSDSEPVFLDERPGDVRHSLADTSRLEATGFRPDVKLEEGLIRTVEWFKG; this is encoded by the coding sequence ATGAAGGGCATGAATGTCGCTGTAACAGGAGGACTTGGATTTATAGGCTCACACCTCACAGATGAACTCCTCAGAATGGGAAACAGGGTCACTGTAATCGATGACCTCTCGAGCGGGAAGAGGGGGAACCTCATGTACCCCAAACATGAAAACCTTGAGATCATAGAGGGGAGTATCAATGAGGTGGACCTTGATTCTGTATTCATGGATAAGGATTATGTGTTCCATCAGGCCGCCCTTGCAAGTGTCCCTGAAAGCGTGAGGGACCCCCTGAGGTGCCACAGGGTGAACGCCACAGGAACCCTCAGGGTGCTTCTTGCCGCCTGCAGGGCGGGGGTCAGGAAGGTTGTGAATGCCTCAACCTCAGCTGTCTACGGGAACAACCCGGAAATGCCGCTCTCTGAGGACGCAAGGCCCATGCCCCTATCACCCTACGCGGTATCCAAGGTCACAGGGGAGTACTACTGCAGTGTTTTTGAGGACTATGGCCTTGAAACAGTTTCCCTCAGGTATTTCAATGTTTATGGGCCCAGACAGAGGCCTGACTCCCAGTACGCTGCCGTCATCCCGAGGTTCATTGACGCCATCCTCCAGGGCAGGCAGCCTGAGATCTATGGTGATGGGGAGCAGAGCCGTGACTTCATCTATGTGGGTGACGTTGTGAGGGCCAACATCTTCCTTGCAGAGTCACCTGAAACCGGTATCTTCAATGTGGCTTGTGGAAGTGCGGTTACTGTTAACCGGCTCTTTGAGATAATATCAAGAATCCTCGGATCAGATTCAGAGCCAGTATTCCTTGATGAGAGGCCCGGTGATGTGAGACACTCCCTTGCAGACACCTCAAGGCTGGAGGCTACAGGCTTCAGGCCAGATGTGAAACTTGAGGAGGGACTCATCAGAACCGTCGAGTGGTTCAAAGGATGA
- a CDS encoding DUF1616 domain-containing protein, with protein MKFRREIILLIAGIVSAVLINMPLFHLRVLGIASSIVVSGYTILIITGFDSILITPVAGMLLITLNALILNYTPLRNSRALYALPAIIIPLIALIIRLRKKDTPEEDTQTRTARELARRSGRKQSERHEEDEVIRLGLSSRDLLIAGILSSSTPILISLTHLRHVRFLLALILIVSTSYLVASAFLTGLRERRRLKQVGLIALFVSILTPLACLLVPRGYGHIFLGVTGILAGLAAYIRRSRQRIKIIESLQQSEMDILEKYGLVEDEITIEIPEISDDDLYVGEPSAIKKKALKMRKIRGAPETGKIEGDDVEGELKKAFSGHEFPSEPEKTTSIGGFSDLAVLSILSILTIILLRGGIAEALFYLQVLFIPGYILISAIAPERVQLSIPERLFLAFSTSIIMTSVIALLMGGHVTFKPFLARTVAGLSLALTPAAFIRRWRRGELAYSADIRSIPSPRNLSRDGKISLFLSIILVALIAVTVYITLNPAPSERFTEFYILGPGGKAYGYPENLTAGANASVIVGVVNREYRNETYLMVVRLGGDILRNETIRLSDKEKWERKINFTVTETGENQKLEFLLYRLPDKRKPYRSLHLFINVR; from the coding sequence TTGAAGTTCAGGCGGGAGATCATATTATTAATTGCAGGTATAGTATCAGCGGTCCTCATAAACATGCCATTATTTCATCTCAGGGTTCTTGGAATAGCATCATCCATAGTGGTGTCAGGTTACACCATACTCATCATCACAGGCTTCGACAGCATTCTGATCACCCCGGTGGCAGGAATGCTCCTCATCACACTCAACGCCCTCATCCTTAATTACACGCCCCTCAGGAACTCAAGAGCACTTTATGCACTCCCGGCCATAATTATACCCCTCATTGCTCTTATAATCCGCCTGAGAAAGAAGGATACCCCTGAGGAGGATACCCAGACAAGAACCGCAAGGGAACTTGCAAGAAGGTCTGGCAGAAAACAGAGCGAACGGCATGAGGAAGATGAAGTCATCAGGCTCGGTCTCTCCTCAAGGGACCTCCTGATTGCAGGTATCCTATCATCCTCAACACCCATCCTCATAAGCCTCACACACCTCAGACATGTGAGGTTCCTCCTTGCACTCATCCTCATAGTAAGCACATCCTATCTGGTGGCATCTGCCTTCCTAACAGGGCTGCGGGAGAGGAGAAGACTTAAGCAGGTAGGATTAATAGCCCTCTTTGTCTCCATCCTGACACCCCTAGCATGCTTACTTGTACCCAGGGGTTATGGTCACATATTCCTTGGGGTCACAGGTATACTTGCAGGCCTTGCAGCCTACATCAGAAGGTCCAGACAGAGGATAAAAATCATAGAGTCCCTTCAGCAGTCAGAAATGGACATCCTGGAGAAATATGGGTTAGTGGAGGATGAAATCACCATTGAAATACCTGAAATATCAGATGATGACCTTTATGTGGGTGAACCCTCAGCTATAAAGAAGAAGGCCCTTAAAATGAGAAAAATAAGAGGGGCCCCTGAAACCGGGAAAATCGAAGGTGATGATGTTGAAGGGGAACTCAAAAAGGCCTTCTCAGGACATGAATTCCCCTCAGAACCTGAAAAAACCACATCCATCGGTGGTTTCAGTGACCTCGCAGTTCTATCCATCCTGAGTATCCTTACCATCATCCTTTTGAGGGGCGGTATCGCTGAGGCGCTCTTCTACCTCCAGGTGCTGTTCATCCCGGGGTACATACTGATTTCAGCCATCGCACCTGAAAGGGTTCAGCTCAGTATCCCTGAGAGGCTGTTTCTGGCATTCTCCACGAGCATCATCATGACCTCGGTCATCGCACTCCTCATGGGTGGACATGTTACATTCAAACCATTCCTTGCAAGGACAGTGGCAGGCCTCAGCCTTGCCCTCACTCCAGCCGCATTCATAAGGAGGTGGAGGCGCGGGGAACTCGCCTACTCCGCCGATATAAGAAGCATACCATCACCCCGTAACCTCTCAAGGGACGGTAAGATCTCACTCTTCCTCTCCATCATACTTGTAGCGCTAATTGCGGTAACGGTCTACATAACCCTCAACCCGGCACCCTCTGAGAGGTTCACAGAGTTCTACATCCTGGGGCCCGGTGGAAAGGCCTACGGGTACCCCGAGAACCTCACAGCAGGGGCAAATGCCAGTGTAATCGTGGGTGTGGTTAACCGTGAGTACCGCAACGAGACCTACCTCATGGTGGTGCGTCTTGGCGGAGATATTTTAAGGAATGAAACCATAAGGTTGAGTGATAAGGAGAAGTGGGAGAGGAAGATAAACTTCACAGTTACAGAGACCGGGGAAAACCAGAAACTGGAATTCCTTCTATACAGGTTGCCTGATAAAAGGAAACCCTACCGGTCTCTTCACCTATTCATCAATGTAAGGTAG
- a CDS encoding EhaG family protein — translation MMVPEFTVSLFVPAVYTGLVAGFIALLGISFQKNDLSALIITDIVGIAMLVIVAAVGTDLAEALILPGLVVELAEIMAISEILISREMRIRGEVEEIEHVPMELEVFRTAPNFLALVLIAYGVFLTGFTGGAVAGAGVLFYAATRKARGLPVAEWNGIAGVSGITWCLWLAGFLIFFTAPQLWLPALFLSSCGILIKVASKMGLIGVLAREEIREAGGDE, via the coding sequence ATGATGGTACCTGAATTCACAGTTTCACTCTTCGTCCCGGCTGTCTACACGGGACTTGTAGCGGGATTCATAGCGCTCCTTGGGATATCATTCCAGAAGAATGACCTCAGCGCACTCATAATCACCGATATAGTGGGAATAGCAATGCTTGTGATCGTTGCAGCGGTCGGAACCGACCTTGCAGAGGCCCTCATACTCCCCGGGCTGGTGGTTGAACTGGCCGAGATAATGGCCATCTCGGAGATACTCATTTCAAGGGAGATGAGGATCCGTGGCGAGGTGGAGGAGATTGAACACGTCCCGATGGAACTCGAGGTCTTCAGGACAGCCCCCAACTTCCTGGCACTTGTACTCATAGCCTACGGCGTGTTCCTCACAGGTTTCACAGGGGGTGCGGTTGCAGGTGCAGGTGTTCTGTTCTACGCTGCAACCAGGAAGGCCCGTGGCCTGCCGGTGGCTGAATGGAATGGTATAGCGGGTGTCTCAGGTATAACCTGGTGCCTATGGCTTGCAGGTTTCCTGATATTCTTCACAGCACCACAGCTCTGGCTCCCGGCCCTGTTCCTTTCAAGTTGCGGTATACTTATCAAGGTGGCCAGCAAGATGGGCCTCATCGGGGTCCTTGCAAGGGAGGAGATCAGGGAAGCAGGGGGTGATGAATGA
- a CDS encoding flippase: MSHARTLAKNTLFLLTATIFTNLAAFVWNVYLARYLGTAGFGILSAALALTGIFSILADLGMGTYITREIARDPAGARELASAGLGNKLLLSLIVLVMIILLPVTGIYRGTAAAVVMFIGGYMLVNAFSAFFNSMFQGFQRMEYQTIWNILNSLFILVGVLTVIWLGGSVVHVAIAYLVAAVLSVSYSVFIFTRRFFRPGLAFSRELIVNGLPFGVTSVFFLIYFWIDSVMLSLMKGDVSVGLYSAPYRLLTVISSLYTVYLLAVFPIMSRFHVESSDSLKFTYRRSVKYLMILAVIIILMVFVLAEPLIELIFSSKYISSAPALRILITATAFMFLNGITSNLLGSTERQTTVTRVTGAGAIFNVTVNLILISRFDFLGASAATVMTEFLMMVLFMRALRDTDYGLSWKDIMEGWRILIPGAASAVILMAPVNIIIRATLALAVYVAGIFLTGALDHMDRAIIRSIIRG; this comes from the coding sequence ATGAGTCATGCCAGAACCCTCGCAAAAAATACCCTCTTTCTCCTCACAGCCACCATCTTCACCAACCTCGCGGCCTTTGTATGGAACGTCTACCTTGCAAGATACCTCGGCACAGCAGGTTTCGGTATACTATCTGCGGCACTTGCCCTAACAGGCATATTCAGCATACTGGCTGACCTCGGGATGGGGACCTACATTACAAGGGAAATCGCAAGGGACCCTGCTGGTGCCAGAGAGCTTGCATCTGCGGGGCTTGGTAACAAACTGCTCCTTTCATTGATTGTCCTTGTTATGATAATCCTCCTACCGGTAACCGGTATCTACAGGGGCACGGCTGCTGCAGTTGTAATGTTCATAGGGGGTTACATGCTTGTTAACGCCTTCAGCGCATTCTTTAACAGCATGTTCCAGGGATTCCAGCGGATGGAGTACCAGACGATCTGGAACATCCTCAACAGTTTATTCATACTTGTCGGAGTGCTCACCGTGATCTGGCTGGGCGGAAGTGTTGTACATGTGGCCATCGCCTACCTCGTTGCAGCGGTTCTCTCAGTTAGCTACTCTGTTTTCATATTCACAAGGAGGTTTTTCAGGCCAGGTCTGGCTTTCAGCCGGGAATTGATCGTTAATGGACTGCCTTTCGGCGTGACCAGCGTTTTTTTCCTCATCTATTTCTGGATAGACTCTGTCATGCTCTCACTCATGAAGGGTGATGTTTCCGTTGGTCTCTACAGTGCACCCTACAGGCTTCTTACAGTCATAAGCTCGCTCTACACTGTATACCTGCTGGCAGTTTTCCCCATTATGTCCAGGTTCCATGTTGAAAGCTCAGATTCCCTGAAATTCACCTACAGGAGATCCGTGAAGTACCTCATGATACTGGCGGTCATTATAATATTGATGGTATTCGTCCTTGCCGAGCCCCTGATAGAACTGATCTTCTCATCGAAGTACATCAGTTCTGCCCCTGCTCTGCGGATCCTCATAACCGCAACTGCATTCATGTTTCTAAACGGGATAACCTCAAACCTTCTGGGCTCAACCGAAAGACAGACAACGGTTACCCGTGTCACAGGTGCTGGGGCGATCTTCAATGTAACCGTTAACCTTATACTTATCTCCAGATTTGATTTTCTGGGGGCAAGCGCTGCAACGGTGATGACAGAATTTCTGATGATGGTCCTCTTCATGAGGGCTTTAAGGGATACGGATTACGGGCTATCCTGGAAGGATATCATGGAGGGCTGGCGAATTCTTATTCCGGGCGCGGCCTCTGCAGTGATACTAATGGCCCCTGTGAACATTATAATTAGGGCCACCCTTGCCCTGGCGGTTTATGTGGCTGGAATTTTCTTAACAGGGGCCCTCGACCACATGGACAGGGCCATAATCAGGTCAATAATCAGGGGCTGA
- a CDS encoding DUF2108 domain-containing protein, which yields MNPLDLINLTNTGIFVIFTGAAGIILLPRPLDKIIMFSLLQGGFVMVLAAARYLDVAMAAALFDPISTVILLMAVMRINDVRVARGEDLV from the coding sequence ATGAATCCGCTTGACCTCATTAACCTTACAAACACAGGAATTTTCGTGATATTCACAGGTGCCGCAGGCATCATACTACTTCCAAGACCCCTTGATAAGATAATAATGTTCTCTCTGCTTCAGGGGGGCTTTGTGATGGTCCTCGCGGCGGCCAGATACCTTGACGTGGCCATGGCAGCAGCCCTCTTTGACCCCATATCAACGGTGATACTGCTCATGGCTGTTATGAGAATAAATGATGTGAGGGTAGCGAGGGGTGAGGATCTTGTCTGA